In one window of Prevotella sp. E13-17 DNA:
- a CDS encoding choice-of-anchor J domain-containing protein: MKRKLLIISAIFLGVLTSQAQTILEEDFETGATVSQSSPLTRGTGWTTVNSYKGENYRYNWFNEYRDPTSQSGPVISGAGCAACDAPVNVNVVDGSGPREEILLSPELNLDNTYELQFTWMVSPMNCQDNSRYDLQVRVVENDNLAGAETVFSIQDKNMLKESGVTVFPINTWDRHVSKVDLSDWKGQKVKLAFVYKMFTTSANIAWLDDISVKQFTPPTGPVATVNLDRYNFGNMYIGEKLYTEVITMTNTGKNGLKITGIDKPENVGINIDTESVNLDKNDQVRFQLSYTATLTSPSQADVTIHTTGGDVKIALSANKQFLPDGYLIETFNDYFPPAGWKNNGWSWANAAIEGDHSAYCGGGYSKATLRSPRLDLTNGGKLVFTYFNQYEGESVPDLDVSVEVSTDGGDNWNEVWKSEYDEAHLNKLLTAEVTLPTGSDECYVRFVYPVAVSGEEEEVPELSNFTLDRVLLPNVYGMNDAPGKATLLTPTSGAANIYPKNIKLEWGPAQFATGYKVFVGSNSEVNNLVDGANVNNALSIVIPEAAYETTYKWKIVAYNDKGETASNTFSFTTQPDASVLEFPWEENFDKCNKDMPVPTGWLSTTTGSYPTFQPWSPNNIYPYGGKGVSLATGWKNKGESSILVSPEFVLPAEGQNMNISFDWGDAHPSDLLIDETGLLKKQNVPGGNGVSDIVFEIGVNGNWTQASYISENTIDGTDGKKYWRHETIDLTAYAGKRVQFRWVNTTYGNSTGEAALDNIVINGIVGDYVIFNKDGWDAGQVNYNKGAKSADITMLNRGKNAQKVKSVTFGTNSFQSSIAAGTEIPVEGGISFNVTFTAKEAAKEVQDVMTVEFESGLKAEFPVKGEGLAEDVIFYGFEKNSLDYEWTADFTTIDVDKKVTYQSNYYLTEIENDGGRYAFTQAVHNNPNLAAHSGIGTIVATAPDDNSAADDWLISRPLKIGQGATFDFYARNLGTQNSVFVGDNDLHTVTVLVSEESNTKTADFKVVLPAREMEYLPENQWHHFTADLSAFAGKDVYVAVRHTTGTANWMAFFDDFTFTHVTPGQTPNAIDNMMTADSEVTVYSVNGVLVAKGRAVQAMQNLGKGMYVVKTANGKTVKTIRR; encoded by the coding sequence ATGAAAAGAAAACTACTAATTATTTCTGCCATTTTTCTTGGCGTTTTGACTTCACAAGCACAGACCATTCTCGAAGAAGATTTCGAGACTGGCGCAACAGTGTCGCAGTCATCTCCCCTCACTCGTGGTACTGGATGGACCACGGTAAATAGTTACAAGGGCGAGAACTATCGCTATAACTGGTTTAATGAATATCGTGATCCCACCAGTCAGTCGGGTCCCGTCATCAGCGGCGCCGGCTGTGCTGCTTGCGATGCTCCCGTCAATGTCAATGTTGTAGATGGTTCGGGTCCCCGTGAGGAAATCCTGTTGTCGCCCGAACTGAATCTGGACAACACCTACGAGTTGCAGTTCACTTGGATGGTTAGTCCTATGAACTGTCAGGATAACTCTCGCTACGACCTTCAGGTGCGTGTTGTCGAGAATGATAATCTGGCAGGTGCCGAGACCGTCTTCTCTATTCAGGATAAGAACATGCTGAAAGAGAGCGGTGTCACCGTGTTCCCTATCAACACCTGGGACCGTCATGTGTCTAAGGTGGACCTCTCCGACTGGAAGGGGCAGAAGGTGAAGCTGGCTTTTGTCTATAAGATGTTTACCACCAGTGCCAACATCGCTTGGCTGGATGACATCAGTGTCAAGCAGTTCACACCGCCTACAGGTCCTGTTGCGACTGTTAATTTGGATCGTTACAACTTCGGCAATATGTATATTGGTGAGAAACTCTATACAGAGGTGATCACCATGACCAACACTGGTAAGAATGGTCTGAAGATTACTGGTATTGACAAGCCAGAGAACGTGGGTATCAACATTGATACCGAGAGCGTGAACCTCGACAAGAACGATCAGGTGCGCTTCCAGTTGTCATATACGGCCACGCTGACCAGCCCTAGTCAGGCTGACGTGACCATTCACACCACAGGCGGTGATGTGAAGATTGCATTGAGTGCTAACAAACAGTTCCTGCCCGATGGCTATCTCATCGAGACCTTCAACGACTACTTCCCACCTGCAGGCTGGAAGAACAACGGTTGGAGCTGGGCCAATGCAGCCATCGAGGGCGATCACAGTGCTTATTGCGGTGGTGGCTATTCAAAGGCTACCCTGCGTTCACCCCGTCTCGACCTGACCAACGGCGGCAAGCTGGTCTTCACCTATTTCAATCAGTATGAGGGCGAGAGCGTACCCGACCTCGATGTTTCTGTTGAAGTGAGCACCGATGGCGGCGACAACTGGAACGAAGTGTGGAAGAGCGAATACGATGAGGCTCATCTGAATAAGCTTCTCACCGCTGAGGTCACCCTGCCTACTGGTAGTGATGAGTGCTATGTTCGTTTTGTATATCCCGTTGCTGTTTCTGGTGAAGAGGAAGAGGTTCCCGAATTGTCAAACTTTACCCTCGACCGCGTGCTGCTGCCCAATGTCTATGGCATGAACGATGCCCCTGGCAAGGCCACCTTGCTGACACCAACCAGTGGCGCAGCCAATATCTATCCCAAGAACATTAAGCTGGAGTGGGGCCCTGCCCAGTTCGCTACTGGTTATAAAGTTTTTGTAGGCAGCAATTCAGAGGTGAACAACCTCGTTGATGGTGCAAATGTCAACAACGCCCTCTCAATTGTAATCCCCGAAGCAGCCTATGAGACCACTTATAAGTGGAAGATCGTGGCTTATAACGACAAGGGTGAAACCGCTTCTAACACTTTCTCGTTCACAACGCAGCCCGATGCGTCAGTACTTGAGTTCCCTTGGGAGGAGAATTTCGACAAATGTAATAAGGATATGCCTGTTCCTACAGGTTGGTTGAGCACAACCACAGGCTCATACCCCACTTTCCAGCCATGGAGTCCCAATAATATCTATCCTTATGGTGGTAAGGGCGTTTCGCTGGCAACAGGTTGGAAGAATAAGGGTGAGAGCTCAATTTTGGTTTCGCCCGAATTCGTACTTCCAGCAGAGGGCCAGAACATGAACATCTCTTTCGATTGGGGTGATGCTCATCCTTCCGATTTGCTGATTGATGAGACTGGATTGCTGAAGAAACAGAACGTGCCTGGTGGCAATGGTGTGAGCGATATCGTCTTCGAGATTGGTGTCAATGGTAACTGGACCCAGGCTTCTTATATCTCAGAGAACACGATTGATGGTACTGACGGCAAGAAATACTGGCGTCACGAAACCATCGACTTGACAGCCTATGCCGGCAAGCGTGTTCAGTTCCGCTGGGTCAACACTACTTATGGCAACTCTACAGGCGAAGCAGCCCTCGATAATATTGTTATCAACGGCATCGTGGGCGACTATGTCATCTTCAATAAAGACGGTTGGGATGCTGGTCAAGTGAACTACAACAAGGGCGCTAAGTCTGCCGACATCACCATGCTGAACCGCGGTAAGAATGCCCAGAAGGTTAAGAGCGTTACTTTCGGCACCAACAGTTTCCAGAGTTCTATTGCTGCAGGTACCGAGATACCTGTCGAGGGTGGCATCTCTTTCAATGTGACCTTCACAGCCAAGGAGGCAGCCAAAGAGGTTCAGGATGTGATGACCGTCGAGTTTGAGAGTGGTCTGAAGGCAGAGTTCCCCGTCAAGGGCGAGGGGCTGGCTGAGGATGTCATCTTCTATGGCTTCGAAAAGAATTCTCTCGACTATGAGTGGACTGCCGACTTCACCACAATCGATGTGGATAAGAAGGTGACCTATCAGTCCAACTACTACCTCACCGAGATTGAGAACGATGGTGGCCGTTATGCCTTCACGCAGGCTGTTCACAACAATCCTAACTTGGCAGCTCATTCTGGCATTGGTACTATTGTGGCTACAGCTCCTGATGATAACTCGGCAGCCGACGACTGGCTCATCAGCCGTCCGCTGAAGATTGGCCAGGGTGCCACCTTCGACTTCTATGCTCGCAACCTGGGCACACAGAACAGCGTGTTCGTTGGCGACAACGACCTCCACACGGTAACAGTGCTTGTCAGCGAGGAGAGCAACACCAAAACCGCTGATTTCAAGGTTGTGCTGCCTGCCCGCGAGATGGAATATCTCCCCGAGAACCAGTGGCACCACTTCACGGCCGACCTCTCTGCCTTTGCTGGTAAGGATGTCTATGTTGCTGTGCGCCACACCACTGGTACTGCCAACTGGATGGCATTCTTCGACGATTTCACCTTCACGCACGTGACGCCGGGTCAGACTCCCAATGCCATCGACAACATGATGACTGCCGATAGCGAGGTGACCGTCTATAGCGTCAATGGTGTTCTCGTGGCCAAGGGCCGTGCTGTTCAGGCTATGCAGAACCTTGGTAAGGGTATGTATGTTGTTAAGACCGCAAACGGTAAGACTGTGAAGACCATTCGCCGTTAA
- a CDS encoding choice-of-anchor J domain-containing protein, with translation MKHIKLLLFFCLFCVSALAQNRDKTLTIQVSSVEGDLLNGQSVKLEQTEYQADYGPLTLNAEGRCTLKVFAGKHRVTIERAGFEKAEKEFLVETAEATVEVQLVEKTRTPFSLQTATQHDVFTGKNSVTLSWNKEAPAFFDDFESYDGWLTQFGDWTGIDGDQEAAAALLGMYPNRNVMQYAQIINPLTVEPTWWYDYPILRPYDGKQYVGFTRTSSGNQNDDWLISPVITVGTDNILEFMAKAADRFPERFMVYVTTKTDNPVQSDFVRLDKGNYESVDYTGWKAFTYDLSDYAGQQVKFAIRYISHYNANGSFMLMVDNVYVGQSQLPPAARQLRSPANPNEVFHIFLDETEIATTEAYSYTIDNIPSGSHTLGVKAVYRAAQSELVTIPVEIAAAADFSKVEFLVSANSKLTVDGQLLQLVNAATSESYELVVADGKAVVASLPNGTYLLNVAEGAFNDYQQTIEVSADRQVQVELTDHIILPYNITATKGENGTYTLRWNQVLSFSDSFEEYEDFATGSFGDWISIDNDKQPVYPIALGGMTNIVAFPGSGTATNPTAIAPMVFNPKNTRPAMAPNDPAIMAPTGDKTVIFFSAQRGKNDKWLISPLFDIHEDYSFAITAKGYDMNYPETMEFCISNGSTRPEDFRVLSVADPVSAGQWSRYNTSLADYAGQTVRLAVHYTSYDTFLAQVDDFTVGKEDGGEVIDYGNVVRFDIYLDNQLVGSAETPGYVLQAVQPGSHVVGIKAIYKNGESEMAQYQLDIVDGIATPRTYNLVALPTDIYTLSGQKVKNATKGVYIMNHKKVVK, from the coding sequence ATGAAACATATCAAACTTTTATTATTCTTTTGTTTGTTCTGTGTGTCTGCGTTGGCACAGAACCGTGATAAAACACTCACCATTCAGGTTAGCAGTGTCGAAGGCGACCTATTAAATGGACAGTCGGTCAAACTCGAGCAGACCGAATATCAGGCCGACTATGGTCCTCTCACGCTCAATGCCGAGGGCCGTTGCACACTGAAGGTGTTTGCCGGAAAGCATCGTGTGACCATCGAGCGTGCCGGCTTCGAGAAGGCTGAAAAGGAATTTCTGGTTGAGACAGCAGAGGCCACGGTCGAGGTGCAACTGGTCGAGAAGACCCGCACACCGTTCTCGCTCCAGACCGCAACACAGCATGATGTCTTTACCGGCAAGAATAGTGTGACCCTGTCGTGGAACAAAGAGGCACCTGCATTCTTTGACGATTTCGAAAGTTACGATGGCTGGCTCACACAGTTTGGTGACTGGACCGGTATCGATGGCGACCAAGAGGCTGCCGCAGCCCTGTTGGGTATGTATCCCAACCGCAACGTGATGCAGTATGCCCAGATCATCAATCCCCTGACCGTAGAACCCACCTGGTGGTACGACTACCCCATACTTCGTCCTTATGACGGAAAACAGTATGTCGGTTTCACCCGCACCAGCTCGGGCAATCAGAATGACGACTGGCTCATCTCGCCGGTCATCACGGTGGGCACCGACAATATCCTGGAGTTCATGGCTAAGGCTGCCGACCGTTTCCCCGAGCGCTTCATGGTCTATGTCACCACCAAGACCGACAACCCCGTTCAGTCAGACTTCGTCCGTCTGGACAAAGGCAACTATGAGTCGGTTGACTATACTGGTTGGAAAGCCTTCACCTACGACCTCTCTGATTATGCCGGTCAGCAGGTGAAGTTTGCTATTCGCTACATCAGCCATTATAATGCCAACGGCTCTTTCATGCTGATGGTGGATAATGTCTATGTGGGACAATCGCAACTTCCTCCTGCTGCTCGTCAGTTGCGTTCGCCCGCCAACCCCAACGAGGTGTTCCATATCTTCCTCGACGAAACGGAGATAGCCACTACTGAGGCCTATTCCTATACCATCGACAATATCCCCTCGGGTTCTCACACTTTGGGTGTGAAGGCTGTCTATAGAGCAGCACAAAGTGAGCTCGTGACCATTCCTGTCGAGATTGCTGCTGCTGCCGATTTCTCGAAGGTGGAGTTCCTGGTTTCGGCCAACAGCAAGCTGACGGTCGATGGACAACTGTTGCAGTTGGTCAACGCTGCCACCAGCGAGAGCTACGAACTGGTGGTGGCCGACGGTAAGGCCGTGGTTGCCTCGCTGCCCAATGGCACCTACCTGCTCAATGTGGCAGAAGGCGCCTTTAACGATTACCAGCAGACCATCGAGGTCTCTGCCGATAGGCAAGTTCAAGTGGAACTGACAGACCATATCATCCTGCCCTATAACATCACTGCAACAAAGGGCGAGAATGGCACCTATACGTTGCGTTGGAATCAGGTGCTGAGCTTCTCCGACAGTTTCGAGGAATACGAAGACTTTGCCACCGGCTCTTTTGGCGATTGGATAAGCATCGACAACGACAAGCAACCCGTCTATCCCATTGCTCTTGGCGGCATGACCAATATTGTGGCCTTCCCTGGTTCTGGCACAGCCACCAATCCTACCGCTATCGCACCTATGGTGTTCAATCCCAAGAACACCCGTCCGGCGATGGCTCCCAATGATCCTGCCATCATGGCTCCCACGGGTGACAAGACCGTGATTTTCTTCTCGGCACAGCGTGGCAAGAATGACAAGTGGCTCATCTCGCCTTTGTTCGACATCCACGAGGACTATTCTTTCGCCATCACCGCCAAAGGCTACGACATGAACTACCCCGAGACCATGGAGTTCTGTATCAGCAATGGCAGCACGCGTCCCGAGGACTTCCGTGTGCTGAGTGTTGCCGATCCTGTCAGTGCAGGTCAGTGGTCGCGCTACAACACATCGTTGGCCGACTATGCTGGTCAGACCGTGCGTCTGGCTGTGCACTATACGTCTTACGACACCTTCCTGGCCCAGGTTGATGACTTCACGGTAGGGAAGGAAGATGGTGGCGAGGTCATCGATTATGGCAATGTGGTGCGCTTCGACATCTATCTCGACAATCAGTTGGTCGGTTCTGCCGAGACACCAGGCTATGTGCTTCAGGCTGTCCAGCCCGGCAGTCATGTGGTTGGCATCAAGGCCATTTATAAGAATGGCGAGTCAGAGATGGCCCAGTATCAGTTGGACATCGTTGATGGCATCGCAACACCTCGCACCTACAACCTCGTTGCTCTGCCAACCGACATCTACACATTGTCTGGTCAGAAAGTGAAGAATGCCACTAAAGGCGTGTATATTATGAATCATAAAAAAGTAGTTAAGTGA